The DNA segment GCACGTTACTCTAATCCAGATAATGATACTAGGGGGGTATGGACTTCAGGGGATATGTCAGTCAAAACATATACACCGAGCACAGATTACCCAATAACCACCCCTTCCGGGAGGGTTGTTAATCCTCCAAAGGGATATTGCTGGAGATTTTCAAAAGAAAAATTCACGGAACTGGTCAAGGATAGTCGTATTTGGTTTGGGGAAAATGGGTCAAATGTCCCTCGCCTTAAAAGATTTTTAACTGAAGTTCAAGAGGGTTTAGTTCCATTAACAATTTGGCTTCATACTGAGGTTGGTCATAATCAAGAAGCAAAGCAGGAAATCAAGAATATCTTAAAATCAGAATCTCCATTTCAAACCCCGAAACCGACAAGACTGATTAAAAGGATTTTACAAATAGCTACGAGGAAAGATGATATTATCTTAGATTCTTTTGCTGGTTCAGGGACAACGGCTCAAGCTGTATTAGAGATGAATGAGGAAGAAAAAGACAGCAACCGAAAGTTTATATTGGTTGAAATGGAAAAGAAAATCGCGCGGGAAATCACACAGGAGAGAGTGCGACGAGTTGCTAAAAAAATAGGTGGTGGCGACTTTGAATACGTAGAGCTCGGTGAGCCGCTTTTCAGGGCGGATGGAAATATAAATGACAAAGTATCATTTGAAGAGATGGCGAGCTATATCTATTTTACCGAAACGCTTTCAAATATTGATAAAAAGAAAATCAAAGGAAATTGTATCGGAGAGTATAACGGCACAGAATATTATCTGCTGTTTAGGCAAAAAGGTGAAAATATCTTGAGTCGTAGCGCGTTAAAAGGAATAAAAAAGAACGAAGAAAGAAAGGTCATTTATGCGGACAAGTGTCTTTTAGGCGAGGAGACCTTGGGGCAGTACAATATTGTTTTTAAACAGATACCATATCAGGTGAGAGTATATTAATTATGTCTGCTGATCTAAAAAAACTAGTTGAGGATAGTGGTATGATAACCCACTATAAAACAATGAAAGCCTTAGAAAAACGATTGTGGCCATTTTTGGTAAGCCCTTATTATTACGATCATATAGGGGAGAATATCAGAGAGATGGACCTGATTGCAGAAAGGCAGTTTTGTTCGGCAGACAGACCCAGTCATTCAACGGCGCAAGTGAATATGCAATTGTTTATTGAATGTAAATACATAAAACAGGAAATCGTTTTTTTGTTTAATAAGATCAATAAGAGCAGAGCGGTTTCAAGTCTAGAAAGGGAATCTGAACTTGTTTTGGCTGATAAAAGAAGTGGGGATATCTTACCTACTGATTTTCACTACATAGATAACGGAGGCCTTGTAGCAAAGTTGTTCTCCGCTAACACTAATAAGGAAGATGTTATCTACAAGGCAATTAGTCAGTGTTTGCATGCACTCCTTTCTTATCGTTCAGATATCAAGAAGCCCATTTTCCATGAATTTAACGGACGATCTGAGGTTAATTCAAGAATTATACAATACCCTATTATTGTCTGTGACAATTTTGAGAAACTGACTAGAATAACATTTGATGAGCAGATTCAATTTTCTGTTGAAAAGATGGACCCAGCTTTTCTTTTAGAAGTTGATTACAGAGGGGACTATTTTTTGATAGATGTTGTAGATATAAACTACCTCGCAACTTTTTTGGACAAGATGGAAGATGAAGCGGGCCGTATCGTTAAAGCATTAAGTTTTAGACGTTGAAAATTATGCAACTCAAGAAATACCAAACAGAATGTCTGAATAAACTGCACGAGTATGCCACAGAGTGCAGAAAACATCCACCGGAAGACGGCGCGGCTTTCGCTTGGATGAAGTTCCAACCGGAAAAAGGATATCACCGCTTTTCTCCAGAAAACAACGCGCCAATCGTGTGTCTTAAAGTTCCAACCGGCGGCGGGAAGACGCTTATCGCCTCACATTCAGTCAGTGTGCTTTTTGAGACATTTTTGAAAGAGCGGGCCAGCAGAGGCCTGGTTATGTGGTTTGTGCCTTCCGACTCTATCCGGACGCAAACGCTTAAAGCTCTTAAAAATCGCAATCACGCTTTCCGTAAATCGCTTGACAGTAATTTTGACAACAAAGTCAGAGTATTTGATATAACGGAAGCGAAACAAATTAGAAAAGGGGACTTATCGGAAAATGTTTGTATTGTTATCTCCACTTTAGGCGCATTCCGCAGAGAAGCACGGGACACGCTTAAGGTCTTTCAAAATAACGGCGCGTTGCTGGAGCATTTTGAAGAATTGCCTGAAGAAGCGAAAGAATTTTTGGAAAAAGACAAGAACAAGGAAATTATAAACTCTCTTGCAAACGTCATTCGTCTGCATAATCCGCTTACTATTGTTGATGAGGGGCATAATATAGATACCGAACTGTCGCTTCAAATGTTGGAAGTCCTTAATCCATCTTTTGTCTTGGAGTTTACGGCAACGCCGAGAAAAAGCAGTAATGTGCTTGTAGAAATCGGGGCGCAAGCTTTGAAAGAGCAGAAGATGATAAAGATGCCGATACTTTTGCATCCTGTTTCGCCGTGGCAGGAAGCGATTTATGCGGGTATCAAGAAGCGAAAAGAGCTTGAGACAATATCCGATAAGAATCAGACCGGATATATACGGCCGATAATGCTTATTCAGGCAGAGCAGGAAAAAGAAAGCGAAAAAAGGGTCTTTGTGGAGCAGATAAAAAAGTTTTTGGTCAACGACGCAAAGATTTCAGAGGATGAGATTGTTGTGAAGACAGCGACAAAGAATAACTTGCCAGATGCTGAAACATTAGCGGATGATAAATGTCCGATTCGCTATATTATTACAGTCAATGCTCTGCGCGAAGGGTGGGATTGCCCTTTTGCATATATTCTTGTTTCCGTTTCAAACTTGGGCGCGGCTGTTTCCGTAGAGCAGACAATCGGCAGAATTATGCGTTTGCCGTATGTAAAAGAGCACAAAAGCAAGGAACTTAATCAGGCGTATATATTTGCTTCAACAAGCAATTTTACCCAAACAGCTGAAAATGTTATTTCCGCTCTTAAGAAAAATGGGTATGAGGATATCTCTATTGTCGGTGGTGGTGTAAATGTTGAGCCGAAAACATATAAAAAGTTGGTTAAAGAGAAAATAGCTATTTCATATATCAATATAAAGGACGAATCAGGCAAGGTGCGGAAGATTGATTATGTGGCGGACTTGATAAGCGAACAAAAACTTCTTCAGGGTCTTTCAACCGAAATCGGTTTTGAATTGCCGAAAGAAAATAATGAAATTGTGCGTATAGATGTAAGACACGGAGGACAACTGGTGAAAGAAAAAGGGGGAAATTATGCGATTATGTATCACGCTGATATAAATACAAAAGAAGGATTGCTTTCATGGCTTCGTTTCCGCGTGCATAGAGAATATATTGCAATGAAAGAGATTAGTGATTTCTTGAATCGGCTTTTCGCTTCTTTGTTACAGAGATATCCAGTAGAGAAATTGGGCCCCGCGTGTTACTCGCTTAAGGATGTGGTGGAGAGGGTGATTGATTCGGCTGTAAATAAAGCGACACAAAAGCGGTTTGGGGAGTTAGAGAAGCGAGGGTTATTACAAACAGACGGAGAGGGCTTTGAGTTTGGCGATGAAATGACGCTTACTGCCACATCAAAAGAGCCGTTTGAACGACATGCGTACGAGAAGGTGGCTGATATAAACAGGGAGGAATTGCAGTTTGCAAAGAAAGTTGACGCGTTACCAAATGTAAAGTGGTGGTTGCGTAATCCTGAAAATGGAGGGTTTGGAATACAGGGGTGGAAAAAAGACAAATTCCGTCCGGATTTTTTGCTAAAAACTAAAAACAATGATCTTATCGTGATTGAATATAAGGGCGCGCATTTAGCGACAGGGGAAGACACAGATTATAAAAGAGCCTTGGGAGAGAAATGGGCAAAATTGAGTGGCGGTAAACATCATTTCTTTCTTGCGGAGAAAAATAACACAGATAAGATTGTTTCTGGGATTTCGGAATTATAGGCGGGGATAAATCATCGCCGTCAATCACCGCCTTGTTGAGCTAATGCAGGGGAAATCGCTAAATTTTAGAGGGTATATGAAATTACATAACCACATACAGATAGAAAAAGCATTGGAGATAGCATTGGATGCTCATAGAGGACAAGTGGATAAAGCAGGGAAAGCATACATTCTGCACCCTCTTCGACTTTTGGTTGAAGCAAAAACAGAAGAAGAGCAAATCGTGGCGTTGCTTCACGATGTGGTGGAGGACAGCGATGTTACACTAGACGGTTTACGAACGGCCGGATTTTCTGATTCCATAATCAAAGCGATCAACCTTCTGACTCGTAGGAGTGAAGATACATACGAGGATTTTATTGAAAAAGTAAGAACAAATGAGTTGGCGCGACATATAAAGATATTGGACCTCAGAGACAATATGCAGATTGACAGAATACCAAATCCTTCTGAAAAAGATCTTGGGCGTATTGAGAAATATAAAAAAGCTGCGGTCTTTTTGGAAGCAGGATAATATTATGACCATCTTCAAATTAACTGCGCTTCGACCCTTTTCCATTCCTATTCCATACACCACTAACCACCCAACAACATCCTTAAAAAACTGAAAAATCGTGAAAATCGTGGCTGCTTAAATTTTTACTCATACAACGGAGTTTAATCCATATATAAAATTTCTACTTTTGTAGATTTCTTGACTTCTTCACTCGGTTTCGTTATGATTTTAGTTAAAGAACTTGTTGACCGCTTCCGAAGAGCAGAAAGGCTTGCTGCCAAGTTGCCTTCGGGTAAGAACGATGAGGGATCTGCCGCCCCTCCGGAAGCGATCAATCGGTTTTTTTTATTTTCTCAAATTGTTTACTGCGTTTGGTTTAATCCATATATAAAATTTCTACTTTTGTAGATTAAATTGATGTTGTGGTAGTATGTGACCATGTCTCTTCCAATTGATCTTGTTTTGATAAGGCACGGCCAATCAGAGGGTAATGCCGCCAAGCGCCGAAGCGAAAAGGGTGATAACAGCGGTTACGAACTTCTTAGCGGTCGGCACACAAGAAGTTTTAGGCTTTCTGAAAAGGGTCGAAAACAGGCGGCGCTTGCCGGCAAATGGCTTGCCGAGGAATTTCCCAAAGATGAAAATGGGATGGTTTTTGACCGATTCATAACTTCCGAATATGCGAGGGCTATGGAAACTGCCGCTCTTTTGGGGTTGCCCGAGGCGATATGGTATCGCAATTTTTACCTTACCGAGAGAGATTGGGGAGATCTGGAACAGTGTCCCGAAAATGAGCGTATGGAAAAATACGGAAAAGCACTGCGAATGTATAACACCGAACCGTTCTTTTGGAAACCGCCGAACGGAGAATCTTTCGCGGAACTTTGCTTGAGGCTAGACAGAGTCCTTTTCACTCTCCATCGCGAATGCAGTGATATGCGAGTCATAATAGTTTGCCATGGAGAAGTGATGAGGGCTTTCCGTGTTCTTATTGAGCGCATGTCACAGCAGAAATTCAAGCAGTTCTATCACTCAAAAAAGACCGAGCACAGAGTCAATAATTGCGAGATTCTGCATTACACCAGACGGGATCCGGAAACTGGACATATTTCATCAAGAGCGGACTGGATGAGGAGGATCCGACCATCCAATGAACCGTTTTGGACCACGGGTTGGAAAAAGATTTATCGGCCGAAATATTCTAATGAAGATTTATTGGAGACGGTTGATATGTTCCCGGCGATTTTGGCGTAAGAAATCGTGGCCACCACGTTTTTGGGGCGATTTTTGTGGTCTAATAATTTGGGCGAGTCGGGCATGGGTGTTTGACATCAGAATTGATTGAAATTGAGGTGGAAATTTTGGGGATAGGGTTGTAAAATAAACTTATGGAAAAGATACTAATATTTATCGTGGGGGTGGCGCTCGGAATTTGGATTGGCAAGTTACGCAGGGCAGATGGGAAAGACGACACTGCTTCCGAAATTTCGGCGGGCAAGGCCGCGCCTTTACATAAAGCTACGGCGGGCAAGGAG comes from the bacterium genome and includes:
- a CDS encoding DEAD/DEAH box helicase family protein; this translates as MQLKKYQTECLNKLHEYATECRKHPPEDGAAFAWMKFQPEKGYHRFSPENNAPIVCLKVPTGGGKTLIASHSVSVLFETFLKERASRGLVMWFVPSDSIRTQTLKALKNRNHAFRKSLDSNFDNKVRVFDITEAKQIRKGDLSENVCIVISTLGAFRREARDTLKVFQNNGALLEHFEELPEEAKEFLEKDKNKEIINSLANVIRLHNPLTIVDEGHNIDTELSLQMLEVLNPSFVLEFTATPRKSSNVLVEIGAQALKEQKMIKMPILLHPVSPWQEAIYAGIKKRKELETISDKNQTGYIRPIMLIQAEQEKESEKRVFVEQIKKFLVNDAKISEDEIVVKTATKNNLPDAETLADDKCPIRYIITVNALREGWDCPFAYILVSVSNLGAAVSVEQTIGRIMRLPYVKEHKSKELNQAYIFASTSNFTQTAENVISALKKNGYEDISIVGGGVNVEPKTYKKLVKEKIAISYINIKDESGKVRKIDYVADLISEQKLLQGLSTEIGFELPKENNEIVRIDVRHGGQLVKEKGGNYAIMYHADINTKEGLLSWLRFRVHREYIAMKEISDFLNRLFASLLQRYPVEKLGPACYSLKDVVERVIDSAVNKATQKRFGELEKRGLLQTDGEGFEFGDEMTLTATSKEPFERHAYEKVADINREELQFAKKVDALPNVKWWLRNPENGGFGIQGWKKDKFRPDFLLKTKNNDLIVIEYKGAHLATGEDTDYKRALGEKWAKLSGGKHHFFLAEKNNTDKIVSGISEL
- a CDS encoding phosphoglycerate mutase family protein; the protein is MSLPIDLVLIRHGQSEGNAAKRRSEKGDNSGYELLSGRHTRSFRLSEKGRKQAALAGKWLAEEFPKDENGMVFDRFITSEYARAMETAALLGLPEAIWYRNFYLTERDWGDLEQCPENERMEKYGKALRMYNTEPFFWKPPNGESFAELCLRLDRVLFTLHRECSDMRVIIVCHGEVMRAFRVLIERMSQQKFKQFYHSKKTEHRVNNCEILHYTRRDPETGHISSRADWMRRIRPSNEPFWTTGWKKIYRPKYSNEDLLETVDMFPAILA
- a CDS encoding DNA methyltransferase, giving the protein MPLFTWIGKDKVVNHDKDVPFRLLKKNKGLSLGERSENLIVEGDNLEALKALLPFYYGQVKCVYIDPPYNTGNEKWVYNDKVNSPAIQKWLKKTVGQEGEDLERHDKWLCMMYPRLKLLHQLLREDGVIFISIDDNEHCNLKMIMDDIFGTENFVANIIWQKKFSPQNDARYFSDNHDFIVCYAKKKNYNGIEDGWKRNLQPRNDEMNARYSNPDNDTRGVWTSGDMSVKTYTPSTDYPITTPSGRVVNPPKGYCWRFSKEKFTELVKDSRIWFGENGSNVPRLKRFLTEVQEGLVPLTIWLHTEVGHNQEAKQEIKNILKSESPFQTPKPTRLIKRILQIATRKDDIILDSFAGSGTTAQAVLEMNEEEKDSNRKFILVEMEKKIAREITQERVRRVAKKIGGGDFEYVELGEPLFRADGNINDKVSFEEMASYIYFTETLSNIDKKKIKGNCIGEYNGTEYYLLFRQKGENILSRSALKGIKKNEERKVIYADKCLLGEETLGQYNIVFKQIPYQVRVY
- a CDS encoding GTP pyrophosphokinase, which produces MKLHNHIQIEKALEIALDAHRGQVDKAGKAYILHPLRLLVEAKTEEEQIVALLHDVVEDSDVTLDGLRTAGFSDSIIKAINLLTRRSEDTYEDFIEKVRTNELARHIKILDLRDNMQIDRIPNPSEKDLGRIEKYKKAAVFLEAG